The following are encoded together in the Buteo buteo chromosome 2, bButBut1.hap1.1, whole genome shotgun sequence genome:
- the WIPF3 gene encoding WAS/WASL-interacting protein family member 3 isoform X3 yields the protein MVFPFFTASSEVPKLRKEDQKARNALLADIQQGTRLRKVTQINDRSAPQIEKPKGTNRDGVNPAVNKGGSQQPLGGLFAGGFPVLRPAGQRDMPAGRPGQLPGVRAAAPKTSAPPTSSAAKASSNPPHPAEGPRAAVPPEPPSTSRAAAAAAAGAGPGRPGLPAPPPPPPASSKPSLTFPPPPALPPPAERPPKGVSPSAAPPPPLPPPQADKPTAKFQAGAAHPPPPPPPPPPPLPPSLPPVPPCGFPGRTADFSAAASSPSEGRDCPPPAPPPPPPHAHSPAASRLSFPPSPAFSGADVPPPLPPKSPHLLSQSHKPSSIQSLPLPPTPGLPQPAAAPETRKKRPGRGAGTGAGKLVTPPQPPARSPTTELTSKSGVSAWATAHDLYPPLKNGNMHIIDDFESKFTFHSVEDFPPPDEFKPFQKIYPSKIARGKCVNMRRSDNYPTGLKPGSENKEQKPALT from the exons Atggtatttccatttttcaca GCAAGTTCAGAGGTACCAAAACTGCGAAAGGAAGACCAAAAAGCACGAAACGCACTCTTAGCTGATATCCAGCAGGGAACTCGCTTAAGGAAGGTGACTCAAATCAATGACCGCAGTGCACCACAGATTGAAA AACCCAAAGGAACTAACAGAGATGGAGTTAATCCAGCCGTTAATAAAGGTGGCTCTCAGCAGCCTCTGGGAGGCTTATTTGCTGGTGGCTTTCCTGTTCTCAGACCAGCAGGCCAGAGGGACATGCCAG CTGGGAGGCCTGGGCAGCTTCCTGGAGTCCGAGCAGCGGCTCCCAAGACCTCCGCCCCACCGACCAGCAGCGCTGCGAAGGCGAGCAGTAACCCCCCGCACCCCGCCGAAGGCCCAAGGGCGGCGGTCCCCCCCGAGCCTCCCAGCACCTCCCGAGCCGCAGCCGCAGCCGCAGCCGGAGCCGGCCCGGGGCGGCCCGGcctgcccgccccccctccACCGCCTCCCGCTTCCAGCAAACCTTCCCTCACTTTCCCTCCGCCCCCCGCTCTCCCGCCTCCGGCCGAGCGCCCTCCCAAGGGGGTGTCCCCCAGCGCTGCTCCTCCGcccccgctccctcctcctcaggcTGACAAGCCCACCGCCAAGTTCCAAGCAGGCGCTGCGcacccgcccccgccgccccctcctcctcctcctcctctccccccctccctgccccccgtGCCCCCCTGCGGGTTTCCAGGCAGGACAGCCGACTTCTCTGCCGCCGCTTCCTCTCCGTCGGAGGGCAGGGATTGCCCGCCTCCCgctccgccgcccccgccgccacACGCGCACTCCCCGGCCGCCAGCAGGCTCTCCTTTCCGCCCTCCCCGGCCTTCAGCGGTGCCGACGtgccccccccgctgccccccaagTCTCCCCACCTGCTGTCGCAGTCCCACAAGCCAAGCAGCATCCAGTCGCTGCcgctccctcccacccccggCCTCCCGCAGCCCGCCGCGGCGCCGGAGACCAGGAAGAAGAGACCCGGCCGAGGCGCAG GAACCGGTGCTGGGAAGCTAGTCACACCTCCACAGCCACCAGCAAGATCACCAACAACTGAACTTACAAGCAAGTCCGGAGTCTCAGCCTGGGCTACAGCTCATGACCTCTACCCACcacttaaaaatggaaatatgcaCATCATTG ATGACTTTGAATCTAAATTTACTTTCCATTCTGTGGAAGATTTCCCCCCACCTGATGAATTCaagccatttcagaaaatatatcCCAGCAAGATAGCTAGAGGTAAGTGTGTAAACATGAGAAGATCTGATAATTACCCAACAGGATTAAAACCAGGGagtgaaaataaagaacagaaaccaGCATTAACATGA
- the WIPF3 gene encoding WAS/WASL-interacting protein family member 3 isoform X2, translating into MPVPPPPPPPPPPPPSGGPPPPPPLASSEVPKLRKEDQKARNALLADIQQGTRLRKVTQINDRSAPQIEKPKGTNRDGVNPAVNKGGSQQPLGGLFAGGFPVLRPAGQRDMPAGRPGQLPGVRAAAPKTSAPPTSSAAKASSNPPHPAEGPRAAVPPEPPSTSRAAAAAAAGAGPGRPGLPAPPPPPPASSKPSLTFPPPPALPPPAERPPKGVSPSAAPPPPLPPPQADKPTAKFQAGAAHPPPPPPPPPPPLPPSLPPVPPCGFPGRTADFSAAASSPSEGRDCPPPAPPPPPPHAHSPAASRLSFPPSPAFSGADVPPPLPPKSPHLLSQSHKPSSIQSLPLPPTPGLPQPAAAPETRKKRPGRGAGTGAGKLVTPPQPPARSPTTELTSKSGVSAWATAHDLYPPLKNGNMHIIDDFESKFTFHSVEDFPPPDEFKPFQKIYPSKIARDPSKNPPLRTHVR; encoded by the exons GCAAGTTCAGAGGTACCAAAACTGCGAAAGGAAGACCAAAAAGCACGAAACGCACTCTTAGCTGATATCCAGCAGGGAACTCGCTTAAGGAAGGTGACTCAAATCAATGACCGCAGTGCACCACAGATTGAAA AACCCAAAGGAACTAACAGAGATGGAGTTAATCCAGCCGTTAATAAAGGTGGCTCTCAGCAGCCTCTGGGAGGCTTATTTGCTGGTGGCTTTCCTGTTCTCAGACCAGCAGGCCAGAGGGACATGCCAG CTGGGAGGCCTGGGCAGCTTCCTGGAGTCCGAGCAGCGGCTCCCAAGACCTCCGCCCCACCGACCAGCAGCGCTGCGAAGGCGAGCAGTAACCCCCCGCACCCCGCCGAAGGCCCAAGGGCGGCGGTCCCCCCCGAGCCTCCCAGCACCTCCCGAGCCGCAGCCGCAGCCGCAGCCGGAGCCGGCCCGGGGCGGCCCGGcctgcccgccccccctccACCGCCTCCCGCTTCCAGCAAACCTTCCCTCACTTTCCCTCCGCCCCCCGCTCTCCCGCCTCCGGCCGAGCGCCCTCCCAAGGGGGTGTCCCCCAGCGCTGCTCCTCCGcccccgctccctcctcctcaggcTGACAAGCCCACCGCCAAGTTCCAAGCAGGCGCTGCGcacccgcccccgccgccccctcctcctcctcctcctctccccccctccctgccccccgtGCCCCCCTGCGGGTTTCCAGGCAGGACAGCCGACTTCTCTGCCGCCGCTTCCTCTCCGTCGGAGGGCAGGGATTGCCCGCCTCCCgctccgccgcccccgccgccacACGCGCACTCCCCGGCCGCCAGCAGGCTCTCCTTTCCGCCCTCCCCGGCCTTCAGCGGTGCCGACGtgccccccccgctgccccccaagTCTCCCCACCTGCTGTCGCAGTCCCACAAGCCAAGCAGCATCCAGTCGCTGCcgctccctcccacccccggCCTCCCGCAGCCCGCCGCGGCGCCGGAGACCAGGAAGAAGAGACCCGGCCGAGGCGCAG GAACCGGTGCTGGGAAGCTAGTCACACCTCCACAGCCACCAGCAAGATCACCAACAACTGAACTTACAAGCAAGTCCGGAGTCTCAGCCTGGGCTACAGCTCATGACCTCTACCCACcacttaaaaatggaaatatgcaCATCATTG ATGACTTTGAATCTAAATTTACTTTCCATTCTGTGGAAGATTTCCCCCCACCTGATGAATTCaagccatttcagaaaatatatcCCAGCAAGATAGCTAGAG ATCCCTCTAAAAATCCTCCATTAAGAACACATGTGAGATGA
- the WIPF3 gene encoding WAS/WASL-interacting protein family member 3 isoform X1, which yields MPVPPPPPPPPPPPPSGGPPPPPPLASSEVPKLRKEDQKARNALLADIQQGTRLRKVTQINDRSAPQIEKPKGTNRDGVNPAVNKGGSQQPLGGLFAGGFPVLRPAGQRDMPAGRPGQLPGVRAAAPKTSAPPTSSAAKASSNPPHPAEGPRAAVPPEPPSTSRAAAAAAAGAGPGRPGLPAPPPPPPASSKPSLTFPPPPALPPPAERPPKGVSPSAAPPPPLPPPQADKPTAKFQAGAAHPPPPPPPPPPPLPPSLPPVPPCGFPGRTADFSAAASSPSEGRDCPPPAPPPPPPHAHSPAASRLSFPPSPAFSGADVPPPLPPKSPHLLSQSHKPSSIQSLPLPPTPGLPQPAAAPETRKKRPGRGAGTGAGKLVTPPQPPARSPTTELTSKSGVSAWATAHDLYPPLKNGNMHIIDDFESKFTFHSVEDFPPPDEFKPFQKIYPSKIARGKCVNMRRSDNYPTGLKPGSENKEQKPALT from the exons GCAAGTTCAGAGGTACCAAAACTGCGAAAGGAAGACCAAAAAGCACGAAACGCACTCTTAGCTGATATCCAGCAGGGAACTCGCTTAAGGAAGGTGACTCAAATCAATGACCGCAGTGCACCACAGATTGAAA AACCCAAAGGAACTAACAGAGATGGAGTTAATCCAGCCGTTAATAAAGGTGGCTCTCAGCAGCCTCTGGGAGGCTTATTTGCTGGTGGCTTTCCTGTTCTCAGACCAGCAGGCCAGAGGGACATGCCAG CTGGGAGGCCTGGGCAGCTTCCTGGAGTCCGAGCAGCGGCTCCCAAGACCTCCGCCCCACCGACCAGCAGCGCTGCGAAGGCGAGCAGTAACCCCCCGCACCCCGCCGAAGGCCCAAGGGCGGCGGTCCCCCCCGAGCCTCCCAGCACCTCCCGAGCCGCAGCCGCAGCCGCAGCCGGAGCCGGCCCGGGGCGGCCCGGcctgcccgccccccctccACCGCCTCCCGCTTCCAGCAAACCTTCCCTCACTTTCCCTCCGCCCCCCGCTCTCCCGCCTCCGGCCGAGCGCCCTCCCAAGGGGGTGTCCCCCAGCGCTGCTCCTCCGcccccgctccctcctcctcaggcTGACAAGCCCACCGCCAAGTTCCAAGCAGGCGCTGCGcacccgcccccgccgccccctcctcctcctcctcctctccccccctccctgccccccgtGCCCCCCTGCGGGTTTCCAGGCAGGACAGCCGACTTCTCTGCCGCCGCTTCCTCTCCGTCGGAGGGCAGGGATTGCCCGCCTCCCgctccgccgcccccgccgccacACGCGCACTCCCCGGCCGCCAGCAGGCTCTCCTTTCCGCCCTCCCCGGCCTTCAGCGGTGCCGACGtgccccccccgctgccccccaagTCTCCCCACCTGCTGTCGCAGTCCCACAAGCCAAGCAGCATCCAGTCGCTGCcgctccctcccacccccggCCTCCCGCAGCCCGCCGCGGCGCCGGAGACCAGGAAGAAGAGACCCGGCCGAGGCGCAG GAACCGGTGCTGGGAAGCTAGTCACACCTCCACAGCCACCAGCAAGATCACCAACAACTGAACTTACAAGCAAGTCCGGAGTCTCAGCCTGGGCTACAGCTCATGACCTCTACCCACcacttaaaaatggaaatatgcaCATCATTG ATGACTTTGAATCTAAATTTACTTTCCATTCTGTGGAAGATTTCCCCCCACCTGATGAATTCaagccatttcagaaaatatatcCCAGCAAGATAGCTAGAGGTAAGTGTGTAAACATGAGAAGATCTGATAATTACCCAACAGGATTAAAACCAGGGagtgaaaataaagaacagaaaccaGCATTAACATGA